Below is a genomic region from Candidatus Lernaella stagnicola.
CCCGGATGCGGCCAGGGGCAGGCGAGTTTGCCGCGGTTTTCGTCGGCGGTTACTTCCCATTTCTCCTCGACAGAAATCGGTGCGCCGAAACCGGCAAGCCCGGCCCGGCCGACCCGGCGCATGGCGTCGGCGATCGCCTCGCACGTTACGCCCCGGCGGAGACAGGCGGCGTGCTGGTCGGAGATGATTTCCGGCAGCGGTCGATCATCGTCGCCGAGAAAGCCGTCTTTGGAAATCACGCCCGGCTTCATCTTGGCCAAGGCCTGCGCCATGTCCGGCGGCAGTTTCACGGCTTGGCCTTTTTCGCTGCGTTCGTTCACCATTGATGGCTCCCGGGTTTAGGAGAACTTGTCGAAATAGATATTATCTTCGGGCAATCCGTGCTTTTTTAGCACTTCGACGCACGCATCGATCATGCCGGGGCTGCCGCACAGGTATCCTTCCCACATCGCGAGATCAGCCTCCACGAGGCGGTCGACGGCTTCGGTGATCAATCCCGTTTCACCCTTCCAGTCACCCTCGGGTTTGAAGAGGGCCGGAATGAATTTGAAGTCCGGAATTTCGCTTTCGAGTTGTTGCATCAACTCGGTGTGATACACGTCGCGCTCGGTGTTTGCGCCGAAGAAAAAGCGCACGGGTCGCGGGTTCTTTGCCGCGGCCATTTCGCGCAGCATGCCTTTGAAGGGGGCCATGCCGCTGCCGCCGGCAATCATGATGATCGGCGCGTCGGTCTCGCGCAGGAAGAAATCGCCGTGCGGTCCGTTCACCGTCACCTCGTCGCCTTCTTTCAAGTGATCGTGCACCCAGGTCGTGCAGATGCCATCGGGAACGCGGCGGATGATGAACTCCACGTGACGTTTGTCGGCCGCGACGGAGGACATCGAATAGGCGCGGTAAACCGATTCGTCCACGTCGCCGTATTCCGGCGTCTGCAACTGCATGTACTCGCCGGTTTGATAGTCGATTTCAGGCGGATCCACCAGTTCGATCAACACTTCCTTGATGTCGTAGGTTAACTCGGTGATGCGCTTGACGACGCCCTCGTATTCGCTAATCGAGAACAGCTTCTCCGGGATGCGGATACGCATGTCGTTGCGCACCTTCACTTGGCAGGAGATGCGCATGTTGCTTGCGACTTCGTCGGGCGAAAGCCACGATTCCTCGGTTGGCAGCACCGGGCCGCCGCCCTCGTCGATTCCGCAGCGGCAGTAACCGCAACTACCCCGGCCGCCGCAAGCGCTCGGGATGAAGATGCCTTCGCCGACCAGTGCCGAAAGCAGGCTGCCGCCGCCGTCCACTTT
It encodes:
- a CDS encoding FAD-binding oxidoreductase, producing the protein MSTVLLSMLVVGGIGAVLAVALEVADRYIANYGECTIDINDGKREVKVDGGGSLLSALVGEGIFIPSACGGRGSCGYCRCGIDEGGGPVLPTEESWLSPDEVASNMRISCQVKVRNDMRIRIPEKLFSISEYEGVVKRITELTYDIKEVLIELVDPPEIDYQTGEYMQLQTPEYGDVDESVYRAYSMSSVAADKRHVEFIIRRVPDGICTTWVHDHLKEGDEVTVNGPHGDFFLRETDAPIIMIAGGSGMAPFKGMLREMAAAKNPRPVRFFFGANTERDVYHTELMQQLESEIPDFKFIPALFKPEGDWKGETGLITEAVDRLVEADLAMWEGYLCGSPGMIDACVEVLKKHGLPEDNIYFDKFS